The following are from one region of the Coffea eugenioides isolate CCC68of chromosome 2, Ceug_1.0, whole genome shotgun sequence genome:
- the LOC113753702 gene encoding U-box domain-containing protein 32-like isoform X3, whose protein sequence is MGEGEIRTEGVCDVDDTIFVAVGENVEEGKSLLSWALKSFAGRNICILHVHQPTHSPSLMNERLSEAVEKFQEIEHQKMHSILNQYLQLVEQVEIRPGKIWIEMSNIEQGILHIISHHGVKWLVMGAAAEKYYSENLSELKSNKAIFVCHHAPVPCQIWFSCKGCLIRTRSDEIGSHLAGVVPLSSKTNKVTSFLQHHKEDADKDVKITVSEFEENMVHGQNLTHSMTGDGSSLYLPHSMTGDGSSLYLPSNSQNSPFSSSVDFLAEASETFYLKEINSRSYMEDLLKKQRQELEKMKNKHNQIVKELQLVQNQKLSLERKFMENCSTEEELEEKILQAVKLLISFKGKRDLLWKEQERALRESHKFQKMVKEDVCAMHVSHFFDISFSEIIEATRTFDPSMKIGEGRFGSVYKGIIHHVKVAIKMLPSCGSQSDSDFEHKAEILSRVRHPNLVTLLCACTESRSLIYEYLENGSLEDHLAGHLKSRSLPWQLRLRIASEICSALIFLHAHKSSIVHGNLKLSNILLDANFVSKISDLGIKNFQNDENPYGKNDLEASIYLEPEYVDGRHVTESDVYSFGIILLQLLTARPASSIIRDMRCAMEVGNVSTVLDHSAGDWPLEQVTLLAFLALRCCEENRLNQPDLVAEVWPVIEPMRDLCTLSCLGSTSSRLDSTAQQRIPSNFVCPIFQEVMKDPHIAADGFTYEGDAIKGWLNSGHKTSPMTNLQLDHCDLLPNYALYYAIQEWQQKS, encoded by the exons ATGGGTGAAGGAGAAATAAGGACAGAGGGGGTATGTGATGTCGATGACACGATTTTCGTGGCTGTGGGAGAGAATGTGGAGGAGGGCAAATCTTTGTTGTCCTGGGCATTGAAAAGCTTTGCTGGAAGAAATATCTGTATTCTTCATGTTCATCAGCCTACTCATTCACCTTCCCTCA TGAATGAAAGGCTTTCAGAAGCAGTTGAGAAATTTCAGGAAATTGAACACCAAAAGATGCACAGCATTTTGAATCAGTATCTTCAACTTGTTGAGCAAGTCGAG ATTCGACCAGGTAaaatttggattgaaatgagcaATATCGAGCAAGGAATTCTACACATCATTTCTCATCATGGAGTTAAATGGCTTGTTATGGGAGCAGCTGCAGAGAAATACTACTCCGA GAACTTGTCAGAACTCAAGTCAAATAAAGCAATTTTTGTTTGCCACCATGCACCAGTTCCATGCCAAATTTGGTTTTCCTGTAAAGGTTGCCTCATTCGGACTAG GTCTGATGAAATTGGATCTCATTTAGCTGGGGTTGTGCCATTATCTTCTAAAACAAACAAGGTGACATCATTTTTGCAACATCATAAAGAAGATGCTGACAAAGATGTTAAGATTACAGTGTCTGAATTTGAAGAAAACATGGTTCATGGTCAGAATTTAACACATTCAATGACTGGAGATGGCTCATCATTATACTTACCACATTCAATGACTGGCGATGGCTCATCATTATACTTACCAAGCAATTCGCAAAATTCACCTTTTTCTTCATCCGTAGATTTTCTG GCTGAAGCATCAGAGACTTTTTACTTGAAAGAGATTAACTCGAGAAGTTATATGGAAGATTTGCTGAAAAAGCAAAGGCAAGAactagaaaaaatgaaaaataagcaCAATCAAATCGTAAAGGAACTTCAGCTGGTCCAGAACCAAAAGCTTTCTTTAGAAAGAAAATTCATGGAAAACTGTTCTACAGAGGAGGAGTTAGAGGAGAAGATTCTACAAGCAGTGAAACTCTTGATAAGTTTCAAGGGGAAGCGTGATCTGCTATGGAAAGAGCAGGAAAGGGCATTAAGAGAATCTCATAAGTTTCAAAAAATGGTAAAAGAAGATGTTTGTGCCATGCATGTCTCTCATTTCTTTGATATTTCTTTCTCGGAGATCATTGAGGCTACTCGAACTTTTGATCCATCGATGAAGATTGGAGAGGGAAGATTTGGGAGTGTTTACAAGGGAATAATTCACCATGTCAAGGTAGCTATAAAGATGTTGCCCTCTTGTGGTTCTCAAAGTGATTCCGATTTTGAACACAAG GCAGAAATTTTAAGCAGGGTCAGGCATCCAAACCTTGTCACACTGCTTTGTGCCTGTACTGAATCTAGGTCACTTATTTATGAGTACCTTGAAAATGGAAGCCTTGAAGATCACCTTGCTGGCCATTTGAAAAGTCGTTCTCTTCCCTGGCAACTTCGCCTAAGAATTGCTAGCGAGATATGCTCTGCCCTCATCTTCCTGCATGCACACAAAAGCAGTATAGTCCATGGTAATCTAAAGCTTAGCAACATCCTTCTTGATGCCAATTTTGTCAGCAAAATAAGTGACTTAGGTATCAAAAACTTCCAAAATGATGAGAATCCATATGGTAAGAATGACTTGGAGGCTTCTATATATCTCGAACCAGAATATGTTGATGGAAGGCATGTGACAGAATCTGATGTATACTCGTTTGGAATAATACTATTACAACTTTTAACAGCAAGACCTGCCTCCAGTATAATTAGAGATATGCGGTGTGCCATGGAAGTTGGGAATGTAAGTACTGTTTTGGACCATTCAGCTGGTGACTGGCCCCTTGAGCAAGTGACACTGTTGGCTTTTTTGGCATTAAGGTGCTGTGAGGAGAACCGACTCAATCAACCAGACCTAGTGGCAGAAGTTTGGCCTGTAATTGAACCTATGAGAGACTTGTGCACTTTGTCATGCTTGGGTTCAACTTCTTCGCGCTTGGATTCGACTGCTCAGCAACGGATTCCTTCTAATTTTGTCTGTCCCATATTTCAG GAAGTAATGAAGGATCCACACATAGCAGCTGATGGTTTTACATATGAAGGCGATGCAATAAAAGGATGGCTGAACAGCGGTCACAAGACTTCACCTATGACAAACCTACAGCTCGATCATTGCGATCTGCTTCCTAACTACGCTCTTTACTATGCAATTCAGGAATGGCAACAAAAGTCCTGA
- the LOC113753702 gene encoding U-box domain-containing protein 32-like isoform X4, with protein sequence MELNGLLWEQLQRNTTPNCRNLSELKSNKAIFVCHHAPVPCQIWFSCKGCLIRTRSDEIGSHLAGVVPLSSKTNKVTSFLQHHKEDADKDVKITVSEFEENMVHGQNLTHSMTGDGSSLYLPHSMTGDGSSLYLPSNSQNSPFSSSVDFLGDKLEVKGRIDNQSECAIIDAEKSKQRQTEEPVRGWRGDRDMLETYTAEASETFYLKEINSRSYMEDLLKKQRQELEKMKNKHNQIVKELQLVQNQKLSLERKFMENCSTEEELEEKILQAVKLLISFKGKRDLLWKEQERALRESHKFQKMVKEDVCAMHVSHFFDISFSEIIEATRTFDPSMKIGEGRFGSVYKGIIHHVKVAIKMLPSCGSQSDSDFEHKAEILSRVRHPNLVTLLCACTESRSLIYEYLENGSLEDHLAGHLKSRSLPWQLRLRIASEICSALIFLHAHKSSIVHGNLKLSNILLDANFVSKISDLGIKNFQNDENPYGKNDLEASIYLEPEYVDGRHVTESDVYSFGIILLQLLTARPASSIIRDMRCAMEVGNVSTVLDHSAGDWPLEQVTLLAFLALRCCEENRLNQPDLVAEVWPVIEPMRDLCTLSCLGSTSSRLDSTAQQRIPSNFVCPIFQEVMKDPHIAADGFTYEGDAIKGWLNSGHKTSPMTNLQLDHCDLLPNYALYYAIQEWQQKS encoded by the exons ATGGAGTTAAATGGCTTGTTATGGGAGCAGCTGCAGAGAAATACTACTCCGA ATTGCAGGAACTTGTCAGAACTCAAGTCAAATAAAGCAATTTTTGTTTGCCACCATGCACCAGTTCCATGCCAAATTTGGTTTTCCTGTAAAGGTTGCCTCATTCGGACTAG GTCTGATGAAATTGGATCTCATTTAGCTGGGGTTGTGCCATTATCTTCTAAAACAAACAAGGTGACATCATTTTTGCAACATCATAAAGAAGATGCTGACAAAGATGTTAAGATTACAGTGTCTGAATTTGAAGAAAACATGGTTCATGGTCAGAATTTAACACATTCAATGACTGGAGATGGCTCATCATTATACTTACCACATTCAATGACTGGCGATGGCTCATCATTATACTTACCAAGCAATTCGCAAAATTCACCTTTTTCTTCATCCGTAGATTTTCTG GGAGATAAACTTGAAGTGAAAGGAAGGATTGATAATCAATCAGAGTGTGCTATTATAGATGCTGAAAAGTCTAAGCAGAGGCAAACTGAGGAGCCAGTAAGAGGATGGAGAGGTGACAGAGATATGTTGGAAACATACACG GCTGAAGCATCAGAGACTTTTTACTTGAAAGAGATTAACTCGAGAAGTTATATGGAAGATTTGCTGAAAAAGCAAAGGCAAGAactagaaaaaatgaaaaataagcaCAATCAAATCGTAAAGGAACTTCAGCTGGTCCAGAACCAAAAGCTTTCTTTAGAAAGAAAATTCATGGAAAACTGTTCTACAGAGGAGGAGTTAGAGGAGAAGATTCTACAAGCAGTGAAACTCTTGATAAGTTTCAAGGGGAAGCGTGATCTGCTATGGAAAGAGCAGGAAAGGGCATTAAGAGAATCTCATAAGTTTCAAAAAATGGTAAAAGAAGATGTTTGTGCCATGCATGTCTCTCATTTCTTTGATATTTCTTTCTCGGAGATCATTGAGGCTACTCGAACTTTTGATCCATCGATGAAGATTGGAGAGGGAAGATTTGGGAGTGTTTACAAGGGAATAATTCACCATGTCAAGGTAGCTATAAAGATGTTGCCCTCTTGTGGTTCTCAAAGTGATTCCGATTTTGAACACAAG GCAGAAATTTTAAGCAGGGTCAGGCATCCAAACCTTGTCACACTGCTTTGTGCCTGTACTGAATCTAGGTCACTTATTTATGAGTACCTTGAAAATGGAAGCCTTGAAGATCACCTTGCTGGCCATTTGAAAAGTCGTTCTCTTCCCTGGCAACTTCGCCTAAGAATTGCTAGCGAGATATGCTCTGCCCTCATCTTCCTGCATGCACACAAAAGCAGTATAGTCCATGGTAATCTAAAGCTTAGCAACATCCTTCTTGATGCCAATTTTGTCAGCAAAATAAGTGACTTAGGTATCAAAAACTTCCAAAATGATGAGAATCCATATGGTAAGAATGACTTGGAGGCTTCTATATATCTCGAACCAGAATATGTTGATGGAAGGCATGTGACAGAATCTGATGTATACTCGTTTGGAATAATACTATTACAACTTTTAACAGCAAGACCTGCCTCCAGTATAATTAGAGATATGCGGTGTGCCATGGAAGTTGGGAATGTAAGTACTGTTTTGGACCATTCAGCTGGTGACTGGCCCCTTGAGCAAGTGACACTGTTGGCTTTTTTGGCATTAAGGTGCTGTGAGGAGAACCGACTCAATCAACCAGACCTAGTGGCAGAAGTTTGGCCTGTAATTGAACCTATGAGAGACTTGTGCACTTTGTCATGCTTGGGTTCAACTTCTTCGCGCTTGGATTCGACTGCTCAGCAACGGATTCCTTCTAATTTTGTCTGTCCCATATTTCAG GAAGTAATGAAGGATCCACACATAGCAGCTGATGGTTTTACATATGAAGGCGATGCAATAAAAGGATGGCTGAACAGCGGTCACAAGACTTCACCTATGACAAACCTACAGCTCGATCATTGCGATCTGCTTCCTAACTACGCTCTTTACTATGCAATTCAGGAATGGCAACAAAAGTCCTGA
- the LOC113753702 gene encoding U-box domain-containing protein 32-like isoform X1, with protein MGEGEIRTEGVCDVDDTIFVAVGENVEEGKSLLSWALKSFAGRNICILHVHQPTHSPSLMNERLSEAVEKFQEIEHQKMHSILNQYLQLVEQVEIRPGKIWIEMSNIEQGILHIISHHGVKWLVMGAAAEKYYSENLSELKSNKAIFVCHHAPVPCQIWFSCKGCLIRTRSDEIGSHLAGVVPLSSKTNKVTSFLQHHKEDADKDVKITVSEFEENMVHGQNLTHSMTGDGSSLYLPHSMTGDGSSLYLPSNSQNSPFSSSVDFLGDKLEVKGRIDNQSECAIIDAEKSKQRQTEEPVRGWRGDRDMLETYTAEASETFYLKEINSRSYMEDLLKKQRQELEKMKNKHNQIVKELQLVQNQKLSLERKFMENCSTEEELEEKILQAVKLLISFKGKRDLLWKEQERALRESHKFQKMVKEDVCAMHVSHFFDISFSEIIEATRTFDPSMKIGEGRFGSVYKGIIHHVKVAIKMLPSCGSQSDSDFEHKAEILSRVRHPNLVTLLCACTESRSLIYEYLENGSLEDHLAGHLKSRSLPWQLRLRIASEICSALIFLHAHKSSIVHGNLKLSNILLDANFVSKISDLGIKNFQNDENPYGKNDLEASIYLEPEYVDGRHVTESDVYSFGIILLQLLTARPASSIIRDMRCAMEVGNVSTVLDHSAGDWPLEQVTLLAFLALRCCEENRLNQPDLVAEVWPVIEPMRDLCTLSCLGSTSSRLDSTAQQRIPSNFVCPIFQEVMKDPHIAADGFTYEGDAIKGWLNSGHKTSPMTNLQLDHCDLLPNYALYYAIQEWQQKS; from the exons ATGGGTGAAGGAGAAATAAGGACAGAGGGGGTATGTGATGTCGATGACACGATTTTCGTGGCTGTGGGAGAGAATGTGGAGGAGGGCAAATCTTTGTTGTCCTGGGCATTGAAAAGCTTTGCTGGAAGAAATATCTGTATTCTTCATGTTCATCAGCCTACTCATTCACCTTCCCTCA TGAATGAAAGGCTTTCAGAAGCAGTTGAGAAATTTCAGGAAATTGAACACCAAAAGATGCACAGCATTTTGAATCAGTATCTTCAACTTGTTGAGCAAGTCGAG ATTCGACCAGGTAaaatttggattgaaatgagcaATATCGAGCAAGGAATTCTACACATCATTTCTCATCATGGAGTTAAATGGCTTGTTATGGGAGCAGCTGCAGAGAAATACTACTCCGA GAACTTGTCAGAACTCAAGTCAAATAAAGCAATTTTTGTTTGCCACCATGCACCAGTTCCATGCCAAATTTGGTTTTCCTGTAAAGGTTGCCTCATTCGGACTAG GTCTGATGAAATTGGATCTCATTTAGCTGGGGTTGTGCCATTATCTTCTAAAACAAACAAGGTGACATCATTTTTGCAACATCATAAAGAAGATGCTGACAAAGATGTTAAGATTACAGTGTCTGAATTTGAAGAAAACATGGTTCATGGTCAGAATTTAACACATTCAATGACTGGAGATGGCTCATCATTATACTTACCACATTCAATGACTGGCGATGGCTCATCATTATACTTACCAAGCAATTCGCAAAATTCACCTTTTTCTTCATCCGTAGATTTTCTG GGAGATAAACTTGAAGTGAAAGGAAGGATTGATAATCAATCAGAGTGTGCTATTATAGATGCTGAAAAGTCTAAGCAGAGGCAAACTGAGGAGCCAGTAAGAGGATGGAGAGGTGACAGAGATATGTTGGAAACATACACG GCTGAAGCATCAGAGACTTTTTACTTGAAAGAGATTAACTCGAGAAGTTATATGGAAGATTTGCTGAAAAAGCAAAGGCAAGAactagaaaaaatgaaaaataagcaCAATCAAATCGTAAAGGAACTTCAGCTGGTCCAGAACCAAAAGCTTTCTTTAGAAAGAAAATTCATGGAAAACTGTTCTACAGAGGAGGAGTTAGAGGAGAAGATTCTACAAGCAGTGAAACTCTTGATAAGTTTCAAGGGGAAGCGTGATCTGCTATGGAAAGAGCAGGAAAGGGCATTAAGAGAATCTCATAAGTTTCAAAAAATGGTAAAAGAAGATGTTTGTGCCATGCATGTCTCTCATTTCTTTGATATTTCTTTCTCGGAGATCATTGAGGCTACTCGAACTTTTGATCCATCGATGAAGATTGGAGAGGGAAGATTTGGGAGTGTTTACAAGGGAATAATTCACCATGTCAAGGTAGCTATAAAGATGTTGCCCTCTTGTGGTTCTCAAAGTGATTCCGATTTTGAACACAAG GCAGAAATTTTAAGCAGGGTCAGGCATCCAAACCTTGTCACACTGCTTTGTGCCTGTACTGAATCTAGGTCACTTATTTATGAGTACCTTGAAAATGGAAGCCTTGAAGATCACCTTGCTGGCCATTTGAAAAGTCGTTCTCTTCCCTGGCAACTTCGCCTAAGAATTGCTAGCGAGATATGCTCTGCCCTCATCTTCCTGCATGCACACAAAAGCAGTATAGTCCATGGTAATCTAAAGCTTAGCAACATCCTTCTTGATGCCAATTTTGTCAGCAAAATAAGTGACTTAGGTATCAAAAACTTCCAAAATGATGAGAATCCATATGGTAAGAATGACTTGGAGGCTTCTATATATCTCGAACCAGAATATGTTGATGGAAGGCATGTGACAGAATCTGATGTATACTCGTTTGGAATAATACTATTACAACTTTTAACAGCAAGACCTGCCTCCAGTATAATTAGAGATATGCGGTGTGCCATGGAAGTTGGGAATGTAAGTACTGTTTTGGACCATTCAGCTGGTGACTGGCCCCTTGAGCAAGTGACACTGTTGGCTTTTTTGGCATTAAGGTGCTGTGAGGAGAACCGACTCAATCAACCAGACCTAGTGGCAGAAGTTTGGCCTGTAATTGAACCTATGAGAGACTTGTGCACTTTGTCATGCTTGGGTTCAACTTCTTCGCGCTTGGATTCGACTGCTCAGCAACGGATTCCTTCTAATTTTGTCTGTCCCATATTTCAG GAAGTAATGAAGGATCCACACATAGCAGCTGATGGTTTTACATATGAAGGCGATGCAATAAAAGGATGGCTGAACAGCGGTCACAAGACTTCACCTATGACAAACCTACAGCTCGATCATTGCGATCTGCTTCCTAACTACGCTCTTTACTATGCAATTCAGGAATGGCAACAAAAGTCCTGA
- the LOC113753702 gene encoding U-box domain-containing protein 32-like isoform X2, with protein sequence MGEGEIRTEGVCDVDDTIFVAVGENVEEGKSLLSWALKSFAGRNICILHVHQPTHSPSLMNERLSEAVEKFQEIEHQKMHSILNQYLQLVEQVEIRPGKIWIEMSNIEQGILHIISHHGVKWLVMGAAAEKYYSENLSELKSNKAIFVCHHAPVPCQIWFSCKGCLIRTRSDEIGSHLAGVVPLSSKTNKNLTHSMTGDGSSLYLPHSMTGDGSSLYLPSNSQNSPFSSSVDFLGDKLEVKGRIDNQSECAIIDAEKSKQRQTEEPVRGWRGDRDMLETYTAEASETFYLKEINSRSYMEDLLKKQRQELEKMKNKHNQIVKELQLVQNQKLSLERKFMENCSTEEELEEKILQAVKLLISFKGKRDLLWKEQERALRESHKFQKMVKEDVCAMHVSHFFDISFSEIIEATRTFDPSMKIGEGRFGSVYKGIIHHVKVAIKMLPSCGSQSDSDFEHKAEILSRVRHPNLVTLLCACTESRSLIYEYLENGSLEDHLAGHLKSRSLPWQLRLRIASEICSALIFLHAHKSSIVHGNLKLSNILLDANFVSKISDLGIKNFQNDENPYGKNDLEASIYLEPEYVDGRHVTESDVYSFGIILLQLLTARPASSIIRDMRCAMEVGNVSTVLDHSAGDWPLEQVTLLAFLALRCCEENRLNQPDLVAEVWPVIEPMRDLCTLSCLGSTSSRLDSTAQQRIPSNFVCPIFQEVMKDPHIAADGFTYEGDAIKGWLNSGHKTSPMTNLQLDHCDLLPNYALYYAIQEWQQKS encoded by the exons ATGGGTGAAGGAGAAATAAGGACAGAGGGGGTATGTGATGTCGATGACACGATTTTCGTGGCTGTGGGAGAGAATGTGGAGGAGGGCAAATCTTTGTTGTCCTGGGCATTGAAAAGCTTTGCTGGAAGAAATATCTGTATTCTTCATGTTCATCAGCCTACTCATTCACCTTCCCTCA TGAATGAAAGGCTTTCAGAAGCAGTTGAGAAATTTCAGGAAATTGAACACCAAAAGATGCACAGCATTTTGAATCAGTATCTTCAACTTGTTGAGCAAGTCGAG ATTCGACCAGGTAaaatttggattgaaatgagcaATATCGAGCAAGGAATTCTACACATCATTTCTCATCATGGAGTTAAATGGCTTGTTATGGGAGCAGCTGCAGAGAAATACTACTCCGA GAACTTGTCAGAACTCAAGTCAAATAAAGCAATTTTTGTTTGCCACCATGCACCAGTTCCATGCCAAATTTGGTTTTCCTGTAAAGGTTGCCTCATTCGGACTAG GTCTGATGAAATTGGATCTCATTTAGCTGGGGTTGTGCCATTATCTTCTAAAACAAACAAG AATTTAACACATTCAATGACTGGAGATGGCTCATCATTATACTTACCACATTCAATGACTGGCGATGGCTCATCATTATACTTACCAAGCAATTCGCAAAATTCACCTTTTTCTTCATCCGTAGATTTTCTG GGAGATAAACTTGAAGTGAAAGGAAGGATTGATAATCAATCAGAGTGTGCTATTATAGATGCTGAAAAGTCTAAGCAGAGGCAAACTGAGGAGCCAGTAAGAGGATGGAGAGGTGACAGAGATATGTTGGAAACATACACG GCTGAAGCATCAGAGACTTTTTACTTGAAAGAGATTAACTCGAGAAGTTATATGGAAGATTTGCTGAAAAAGCAAAGGCAAGAactagaaaaaatgaaaaataagcaCAATCAAATCGTAAAGGAACTTCAGCTGGTCCAGAACCAAAAGCTTTCTTTAGAAAGAAAATTCATGGAAAACTGTTCTACAGAGGAGGAGTTAGAGGAGAAGATTCTACAAGCAGTGAAACTCTTGATAAGTTTCAAGGGGAAGCGTGATCTGCTATGGAAAGAGCAGGAAAGGGCATTAAGAGAATCTCATAAGTTTCAAAAAATGGTAAAAGAAGATGTTTGTGCCATGCATGTCTCTCATTTCTTTGATATTTCTTTCTCGGAGATCATTGAGGCTACTCGAACTTTTGATCCATCGATGAAGATTGGAGAGGGAAGATTTGGGAGTGTTTACAAGGGAATAATTCACCATGTCAAGGTAGCTATAAAGATGTTGCCCTCTTGTGGTTCTCAAAGTGATTCCGATTTTGAACACAAG GCAGAAATTTTAAGCAGGGTCAGGCATCCAAACCTTGTCACACTGCTTTGTGCCTGTACTGAATCTAGGTCACTTATTTATGAGTACCTTGAAAATGGAAGCCTTGAAGATCACCTTGCTGGCCATTTGAAAAGTCGTTCTCTTCCCTGGCAACTTCGCCTAAGAATTGCTAGCGAGATATGCTCTGCCCTCATCTTCCTGCATGCACACAAAAGCAGTATAGTCCATGGTAATCTAAAGCTTAGCAACATCCTTCTTGATGCCAATTTTGTCAGCAAAATAAGTGACTTAGGTATCAAAAACTTCCAAAATGATGAGAATCCATATGGTAAGAATGACTTGGAGGCTTCTATATATCTCGAACCAGAATATGTTGATGGAAGGCATGTGACAGAATCTGATGTATACTCGTTTGGAATAATACTATTACAACTTTTAACAGCAAGACCTGCCTCCAGTATAATTAGAGATATGCGGTGTGCCATGGAAGTTGGGAATGTAAGTACTGTTTTGGACCATTCAGCTGGTGACTGGCCCCTTGAGCAAGTGACACTGTTGGCTTTTTTGGCATTAAGGTGCTGTGAGGAGAACCGACTCAATCAACCAGACCTAGTGGCAGAAGTTTGGCCTGTAATTGAACCTATGAGAGACTTGTGCACTTTGTCATGCTTGGGTTCAACTTCTTCGCGCTTGGATTCGACTGCTCAGCAACGGATTCCTTCTAATTTTGTCTGTCCCATATTTCAG GAAGTAATGAAGGATCCACACATAGCAGCTGATGGTTTTACATATGAAGGCGATGCAATAAAAGGATGGCTGAACAGCGGTCACAAGACTTCACCTATGACAAACCTACAGCTCGATCATTGCGATCTGCTTCCTAACTACGCTCTTTACTATGCAATTCAGGAATGGCAACAAAAGTCCTGA